A window of Chitinophagales bacterium contains these coding sequences:
- the uxaC gene encoding glucuronate isomerase, giving the protein MKQFLGEDFLLSTRTAQELYHEYAAPMPIIDYHNHLPPQEMAEDKNAENITRIWLNGDHYKWRAMRANGVPEEFITGDRSDWEKFDKWAQTVPYTLRNPLYHWTHLELKRYFDIDFILDGSSAGNVYEHTKDLLQQKEYSIRGLLERMKVRVVCTTDDPVDDLRYHDQISKDAWAVKVFPAFRPDKAMNVDTPEVFNGYLSQLEKAADCSIGQFNEYITALKKRHDYFAQHNCRVSDHGLEQIYAEEYTEKEIESIFARIRSGKMLTPEENRKFKSAMLVIFAEWDHEKGWVQQYHLGALRNNNTRMLRKLGPDTGWDSIGDFSQSRMLGRFLDRLDQHDRLAKTIIYNLNPADNELFATMIGNFNDGSVAGKLQWGSAWWFLDQKDGMTKQLNALSNMGLLSKFIGMLTDSRSFLSFPRHEYFRRILCDLLGTEVENGELPNDIPWIGKIVQDICYNNANTYFGFTDSTDSI; this is encoded by the coding sequence ATGAAACAGTTTTTAGGCGAGGATTTTCTCTTAAGCACAAGAACAGCACAGGAACTCTATCATGAATATGCGGCTCCCATGCCGATAATAGATTACCATAATCACCTGCCACCACAGGAAATGGCAGAAGATAAAAATGCAGAGAACATTACCCGGATTTGGTTGAACGGAGATCATTATAAATGGAGGGCCATGCGCGCCAACGGTGTGCCCGAAGAATTCATCACCGGCGACCGCTCCGATTGGGAGAAATTTGATAAATGGGCCCAAACAGTTCCGTACACCCTGCGTAACCCGCTATATCATTGGACACACCTTGAACTGAAACGATATTTTGATATTGATTTCATACTGGATGGCAGTAGCGCCGGCAATGTATATGAACATACAAAAGACCTGCTCCAGCAAAAGGAATACAGCATCCGGGGTCTGTTGGAAAGAATGAAGGTGCGGGTAGTCTGTACCACAGATGACCCCGTAGATGATCTACGGTACCATGACCAGATCAGTAAAGATGCCTGGGCGGTAAAAGTATTTCCCGCTTTTCGTCCCGATAAGGCCATGAATGTAGATACCCCGGAGGTATTCAACGGATACCTGTCACAATTGGAAAAGGCTGCTGACTGTTCTATCGGTCAGTTTAATGAGTATATCACAGCGCTTAAAAAGCGACATGATTATTTTGCCCAACATAATTGCCGGGTGAGTGACCATGGTCTCGAGCAGATCTACGCCGAAGAGTACACGGAAAAAGAAATCGAATCCATTTTTGCCAGGATCCGATCCGGTAAAATGCTTACACCCGAGGAGAACCGAAAATTCAAATCGGCCATGCTGGTCATATTTGCCGAATGGGATCACGAAAAAGGCTGGGTACAGCAATACCATCTGGGAGCCTTGCGCAACAATAATACCCGTATGTTGCGCAAACTGGGACCCGATACAGGATGGGACAGTATCGGAGATTTTTCACAATCACGTATGCTGGGTCGCTTTCTGGACAGACTTGACCAGCATGATCGCCTCGCTAAAACCATCATTTACAACCTCAATCCGGCCGACAATGAATTATTTGCGACCATGATTGGCAACTTTAATGATGGATCTGTTGCCGGAAAATTGCAATGGGGTTCGGCCTGGTGGTTCCTGGATCAAAAGGATGGGATGACAAAACAGCTCAATGCGTTGTCGAATATGGGATTGCTCAGTAAATTTATCGGCATGCTTACCGATTCAAGGAGTTTTCTTTCTTTTCCACGTCATGAATATTTCCGCCGTATCCTCTGCGACCTGTTGGGTACCGAAGTGGAGAATGGAGAATTGCCCAATGATATTCCCTGGATCGGAAAGATCGTGCAGGACATCTGTTATAACAACGCAAATACTTATTTCGGATTTACGGATTCCACAGATTCCATTTAA
- a CDS encoding sugar kinase — protein MSKKVVTLGEIMLRLSTPDFKRFVQADTFDVTYGGGEANVAAALCNYGLQGTFVTKVPNNPIGQSAINHLRRYGVDTQFIARGGDRLGIYFLETGASMRASQVVYDRAGASIADVDATEFDFDKIFEGASWFHTTGITPALSDKAAALTEAALKAARAKGITTSIDLNYRKKLWSKEKAREVMTRLCQYVDVCIGNEEDADTTLGFTAGHTDVTKGELHLDGYKDVFQQMKAKFGFKFIASSLRESHSASDNGWSALVYDGTDFYHTKKYNVRIVDRVGSGDSFASGLIYGLVTGMPMKDAAEFGVAASAIKHTIPGDLNHATLAEVKDLMKGDGSGRVQR, from the coding sequence ATGTCTAAGAAAGTTGTTACCCTCGGCGAGATCATGCTTCGCCTTTCTACTCCCGATTTCAAACGGTTTGTACAAGCCGATACATTTGATGTGACCTATGGAGGCGGGGAAGCCAATGTGGCGGCCGCATTATGCAATTATGGTTTACAGGGAACTTTTGTAACCAAAGTGCCCAATAATCCGATAGGCCAGAGTGCGATCAATCATTTGCGCCGGTATGGGGTAGATACGCAATTCATCGCCCGAGGAGGGGATCGCCTGGGTATTTATTTTTTAGAAACGGGTGCCAGTATGCGAGCCTCACAGGTAGTATATGATCGCGCGGGTGCTTCAATTGCCGATGTGGATGCGACTGAATTTGATTTTGATAAGATTTTCGAAGGGGCCAGTTGGTTTCATACCACCGGTATTACCCCGGCATTAAGTGATAAAGCTGCGGCGCTTACGGAAGCTGCCCTCAAAGCTGCCCGTGCCAAAGGTATCACCACCTCGATCGATCTGAATTACCGCAAAAAATTATGGAGCAAGGAAAAAGCGCGTGAAGTAATGACCCGGCTTTGTCAATATGTTGATGTTTGTATCGGGAATGAAGAAGACGCCGATACCACCCTGGGCTTTACAGCTGGACATACCGACGTAACAAAAGGAGAACTCCACCTGGATGGATACAAGGATGTATTCCAGCAGATGAAGGCCAAATTCGGATTCAAGTTCATCGCTTCCTCTTTACGGGAAAGCCATAGCGCCAGTGACAATGGCTGGAGTGCCCTCGTGTATGATGGAACAGATTTTTACCATACCAAAAAATACAATGTCCGGATCGTTGACCGGGTAGGAAGCGGTGACAGCTTTGCCAGTGGCCTGATCTATGGACTGGTAACCGGTATGCCGATGAAAGATGCCGCTGAATTTGGCGTAGCCGCCAGTGCCATCAAACATACCATTCCGGGTGACCTGAACCATGCCACCCTGGCCGAGGTGAAGGACCTAATGAAAGGCGATGGCAGTGGAAGGGTACAACGTTAA
- a CDS encoding YhcH/YjgK/YiaL family protein, producing MIIDSLANAAKYEGLHPLFAQAFNYIRHTPLATSEPGKSDIAEGLKAILSQAPGKTEEASLAKFECHNQHIDIQYCVNGKERIGWRPRASCVQPKGEYDADKDVLFFADKPDTFFELQDGQFAIFFPEDVHAPMIGEGEIRKLVIKVKI from the coding sequence ATGATCATTGATTCTTTAGCCAATGCGGCGAAATATGAAGGGCTTCATCCACTGTTTGCACAGGCTTTCAACTATATCCGGCATACACCACTGGCTACATCAGAGCCGGGGAAATCGGATATCGCCGAAGGGTTAAAGGCCATTCTCAGCCAGGCTCCGGGTAAGACCGAAGAAGCGAGTCTCGCCAAATTTGAATGTCACAATCAGCATATCGATATTCAATATTGTGTGAACGGGAAAGAGCGGATCGGGTGGAGACCTCGTGCTTCCTGTGTACAACCCAAAGGGGAATATGATGCCGATAAGGATGTATTGTTCTTTGCCGATAAACCCGATACTTTTTTCGAATTACAGGATGGGCAATTTGCCATTTTCTTCCCAGAGGATGTACATGCACCCATGATCGGGGAAGGAGAGATACGTAAACTGGTGATCAAAGTCAAGATCTGA
- a CDS encoding bifunctional 4-hydroxy-2-oxoglutarate aldolase/2-dehydro-3-deoxy-phosphogluconate aldolase: protein MSQVQKISTAIREQGILPLYFNSDETVSLEVLRALHRAGIRAVEYTNRGAAALSNFRKMVELRNAEMSGLLLGVGTIKNLEQAKAYLAAGADFLVSPGFVPDVAAHCVQQDVFYAPGCMTPTEIIAAENAGIGFIKLFPGNMLGPEFLSGIKDIFPQLLFMPTGGVDTTRENIEGWFKAGVCAVGMGSKLISKKLMEAKDYATMEKDTRQVLELIQSVKK from the coding sequence ATGAGTCAAGTTCAAAAGATAAGCACAGCCATTCGGGAGCAGGGGATACTCCCGCTCTATTTTAATAGTGATGAAACAGTAAGCCTCGAAGTGCTTCGCGCGCTCCACCGGGCAGGTATACGCGCCGTTGAGTACACCAACCGCGGAGCAGCTGCTTTGAGTAATTTCAGGAAGATGGTGGAACTCCGCAATGCTGAGATGAGTGGATTGTTATTAGGTGTCGGTACGATCAAAAACCTGGAACAGGCAAAAGCCTATCTTGCCGCCGGAGCCGATTTTCTGGTCAGCCCGGGTTTTGTTCCTGATGTAGCCGCTCATTGTGTGCAACAGGATGTTTTTTATGCCCCCGGTTGCATGACACCTACTGAAATCATTGCAGCAGAAAATGCAGGGATCGGTTTCATAAAACTGTTCCCGGGTAATATGCTCGGCCCGGAATTTTTATCGGGAATAAAGGATATCTTCCCACAGTTGCTTTTTATGCCAACAGGAGGAGTGGATACAACAAGGGAAAATATCGAAGGTTGGTTTAAAGCCGGGGTTTGTGCCGTGGGAATGGGAAGCAAATTGATCAGCAAAAAATTGATGGAGGCTAAAGATTATGCCACCATGGAAAAGGATACACGTCAGGTATTGGAATTGATCCAGTCGGTGAAAAAATAA
- a CDS encoding MFS transporter, whose product MGKYRWTICGLLFFATTVNYLDRQVLSLLQPYLAGKYHWTNNDYGNITSVFQFTYALSMLVAGRIVDKLGTKKGYAWAIVIWSAAAALHALAIPIGEKITALLGWAGIAGLSVSVVGFMFSRAILAFGEAGNFPAAIKATAEYFPKKERSFATGIFNSGANVGAILAPLTVPWMRINWGWEAAFIVMGATGFLWLIFWWTFYEKPEKQKRLSAAELEYIRSGEEEAPQSATQIAEKVSWGKLLTYKQTWAFAFGKFMTDGVWWFFLFWLPAFLKAQYNIVDTGVMLPLAVLYTLAMVGSISGGWFPVYFIKKGHAVYDGRMKAMLVIALFPLVILLAQPFGYISHWVPVLLIGIGASAHQAWSANIFTTVSDMFPKKAIASVVGIGGMAGGLGGVVMSKLGGKLFDHYQALGHIKTGYTIMFTICAVAYLVAWAVMKSLVPKYKPITDL is encoded by the coding sequence ATGGGAAAGTACAGGTGGACGATCTGCGGATTGCTCTTTTTTGCTACAACCGTCAACTATCTGGATCGCCAGGTACTGAGTCTTTTACAACCCTATCTGGCAGGTAAATATCATTGGACCAATAACGACTACGGAAATATCACATCGGTGTTTCAATTCACCTATGCGTTATCCATGTTGGTCGCCGGTCGTATCGTAGATAAATTAGGAACAAAGAAAGGATATGCCTGGGCCATTGTGATCTGGTCAGCCGCAGCCGCGCTGCATGCACTGGCCATTCCAATAGGAGAGAAGATCACGGCTCTATTGGGATGGGCTGGTATAGCCGGTCTCTCTGTTTCTGTTGTAGGTTTCATGTTTTCCCGTGCCATCCTTGCTTTTGGCGAAGCCGGTAACTTTCCTGCCGCGATCAAAGCCACCGCCGAGTATTTTCCTAAGAAAGAAAGGTCATTTGCCACTGGTATTTTTAATTCAGGTGCCAATGTGGGCGCCATTCTTGCTCCACTGACCGTTCCCTGGATGCGGATCAATTGGGGATGGGAAGCCGCTTTCATTGTAATGGGCGCCACCGGGTTTCTGTGGTTAATTTTTTGGTGGACCTTCTACGAAAAACCGGAAAAACAGAAACGACTCTCCGCCGCAGAACTGGAATACATTCGCTCCGGAGAAGAGGAAGCGCCGCAATCAGCGACGCAGATCGCGGAAAAAGTATCCTGGGGAAAATTGCTTACCTATAAACAGACCTGGGCTTTTGCCTTTGGTAAATTCATGACCGATGGTGTGTGGTGGTTCTTTCTGTTCTGGTTACCCGCTTTCTTAAAAGCACAATATAATATTGTCGATACCGGTGTGATGCTCCCGCTGGCCGTTCTTTATACATTGGCCATGGTGGGAAGTATTTCAGGGGGATGGTTCCCTGTTTATTTTATCAAAAAGGGGCACGCTGTTTATGATGGCCGCATGAAGGCCATGCTGGTCATAGCCCTGTTTCCTCTTGTTATTCTATTGGCACAACCCTTTGGTTATATTTCTCACTGGGTGCCGGTACTTTTGATCGGTATCGGGGCATCTGCACACCAGGCCTGGAGCGCGAATATCTTTACTACCGTCTCGGATATGTTTCCCAAAAAAGCCATTGCCTCGGTGGTAGGTATTGGTGGTATGGCAGGTGGATTGGGAGGTGTGGTGATGTCCAAATTAGGCGGCAAATTATTTGATCATTATCAGGCACTCGGTCATATCAAAACCGGATATACCATCATGTTTACCATCTGCGCCGTTGCCTATCTGGTGGCCTGGGCTGTCATGAAGTCGTTGGTGCCGAAGTATAAGCCGATTACGGATTTGTAG
- a CDS encoding 2-isopropylmalate synthase: MANNKIYIFDTTLRDGEQVPGCKLNTSEKVELALALEALGVDIIEAGFPISSPGDFASVEEIAKVITTAQVCGLSRAVEKDIETAGMALKKAKNPRIHTGIGTSDLHIKAKFNSNREDILERAKQCIRWARRYTDNIEFYAEDAGRTDNEYLARVIEAVIAEGATTVNIPDTTGYCLPHQYGEKIAYLVNNVPNIDKAIISCHCHNDLGLATANSIAGVIAGARQIECTINGLGERAGNTSLEEVVMILKQHHSLGFYTNVQTQQLNPMSRKVSETMRMPVQPNKAIVGSNAFAHSSGIHQDGFLKEALTYEIINPEEVGADSSKIVLTARSGRSALAFRLQKLGFQFNRNDVDVLYDEFLKVADAKKEVEDTDLESMGKKYLSTKAVIA; the protein is encoded by the coding sequence ATGGCCAATAACAAGATATACATTTTCGACACTACTCTCCGGGATGGGGAGCAGGTGCCCGGATGCAAACTCAACACTTCCGAAAAAGTAGAACTGGCCCTCGCCCTTGAAGCATTGGGGGTTGATATCATTGAAGCCGGTTTCCCCATTTCTTCGCCGGGTGATTTTGCCTCCGTGGAAGAGATCGCCAAAGTGATCACCACAGCACAGGTCTGCGGCCTGAGCCGGGCAGTAGAAAAAGATATAGAGACCGCCGGTATGGCGCTTAAGAAAGCCAAAAACCCGCGTATCCATACAGGGATTGGAACATCGGACCTGCACATCAAAGCCAAGTTCAATTCCAATCGCGAAGATATTCTCGAAAGAGCCAAACAATGTATCCGTTGGGCCCGTCGCTATACCGATAATATTGAATTCTATGCCGAAGATGCTGGTCGTACCGACAACGAATACCTGGCTCGTGTCATTGAAGCGGTGATCGCTGAAGGGGCCACCACGGTGAACATCCCGGATACCACCGGTTATTGTTTACCTCACCAATATGGAGAAAAGATCGCCTACCTGGTGAATAATGTACCGAATATTGACAAAGCCATCATCTCCTGTCATTGTCACAATGACCTGGGCCTGGCCACAGCCAATTCCATCGCCGGGGTGATCGCCGGTGCCCGCCAGATCGAGTGTACGATCAATGGCCTGGGTGAAAGGGCAGGGAATACATCACTTGAAGAAGTGGTCATGATCCTCAAACAACACCATTCCCTCGGTTTCTATACCAATGTGCAAACGCAGCAACTCAATCCCATGAGCCGCAAAGTTTCAGAAACGATGCGGATGCCGGTCCAGCCAAACAAAGCCATCGTGGGAAGCAATGCCTTTGCCCATTCATCCGGTATCCACCAGGATGGGTTCCTGAAAGAAGCGCTTACCTATGAGATCATCAACCCCGAAGAAGTTGGTGCGGATAGTTCCAAGATCGTATTGACCGCGCGAAGCGGCCGCTCAGCCCTTGCTTTCCGATTGCAGAAATTAGGGTTCCAATTCAACCGCAATGATGTGGATGTTTTGTATGATGAATTCCTGAAGGTTGCGGATGCCAAAAAAGAGGTTGAAGACACCGACCTGGAATCAATGGGTAAAAAATATCTCTCCACCAAAGCAGTTATTGCCTGA
- the leuC gene encoding 3-isopropylmalate dehydratase large subunit, with the protein MGKTLFEKIWEKHVVKQIAGGPSVLYIDKHFIHEVTSPQAFKGLEKRGLPVFRPQQVVATADHNVPTLDQHLPIKEELSRLQVDALIKNCAAHGIELYGLGHRYQGIVHVIGPELGFTQPGMTIVCGDSHTSTHGAFGSIAFGIGTSEVEMVLATQCLMQSKPKLMRINIDGELQNGVVSKDIILYIIAQISASGATGYAVEYAGSAIRNLSMEARMTICNMSIEMGARCGMIAPDQTTFDYIKGRPFAPTGAAWEKALTYWKTLKSEDDAVFDMEINIQAEDIEPMITYGTNPGMGVGVNGHIPALHEIEQGERPSFEKSLAYMGLQPGSAIKGQKVDYVFIGSCTNSRIEDLRQVASFVKGKRKAEEVEVWIVPGSKQVEDQAREEGIDKIFEEAGFILRQPGCSACLGMNEDKIPAGKYCISTSNRNFEGRQGPNARTFLASPLTAALAAVTGRVGDVREVLEGLAVSN; encoded by the coding sequence ATGGGAAAAACATTATTTGAAAAGATCTGGGAGAAACATGTGGTCAAACAGATCGCAGGAGGCCCGTCTGTTTTGTATATTGATAAACATTTTATCCATGAAGTTACCAGCCCGCAGGCTTTTAAAGGACTGGAAAAAAGAGGACTTCCCGTATTTCGTCCGCAACAGGTAGTGGCCACTGCTGATCATAACGTACCTACACTTGATCAACACCTTCCCATCAAAGAAGAATTGAGCCGCCTGCAGGTTGATGCCCTTATTAAAAACTGTGCCGCCCATGGCATCGAATTATATGGACTTGGCCATCGGTATCAGGGGATCGTCCATGTCATAGGCCCCGAATTGGGTTTTACTCAACCCGGGATGACCATTGTATGTGGTGATAGCCATACCTCCACCCACGGCGCCTTTGGTTCCATTGCCTTTGGTATTGGCACCAGCGAAGTGGAAATGGTGCTGGCCACTCAATGCCTTATGCAGTCCAAACCCAAACTCATGCGGATCAATATTGATGGGGAACTGCAAAATGGCGTAGTATCCAAAGATATCATCCTGTACATCATTGCGCAGATTTCAGCCAGCGGCGCTACTGGTTATGCTGTTGAGTATGCCGGTTCTGCCATCCGTAATCTTTCCATGGAGGCCCGCATGACCATCTGCAACATGAGTATTGAAATGGGGGCCCGTTGCGGCATGATCGCACCCGACCAAACCACATTTGACTATATCAAAGGCCGCCCCTTTGCACCAACCGGAGCCGCCTGGGAGAAAGCATTGACCTATTGGAAAACCCTAAAAAGTGAAGATGACGCTGTATTTGACATGGAGATCAATATCCAGGCCGAGGATATTGAACCCATGATCACCTATGGCACCAACCCCGGTATGGGTGTAGGCGTAAATGGTCACATTCCTGCTTTGCATGAGATCGAGCAGGGAGAACGACCCTCCTTTGAAAAATCATTGGCCTACATGGGTCTTCAACCGGGATCTGCCATCAAAGGGCAGAAGGTGGATTATGTTTTTATCGGAAGCTGTACCAATAGCCGTATCGAAGACCTGCGGCAGGTAGCTTCCTTTGTTAAAGGAAAAAGAAAAGCAGAAGAAGTCGAAGTGTGGATCGTTCCCGGTAGCAAGCAGGTAGAAGATCAGGCCCGCGAAGAAGGCATTGATAAAATTTTTGAAGAAGCCGGTTTTATCCTGCGTCAACCTGGTTGCAGCGCCTGTTTGGGCATGAACGAAGACAAGATCCCGGCCGGGAAATATTGCATCTCTACATCCAACCGGAATTTTGAAGGAAGACAAGGTCCCAATGCCCGCACCTTTCTTGCCAGCCCGCTGACCGCCGCATTGGCCGCTGTGACGGGAAGAGTGGGGGATGTGAGGGAAGTGCTGGAGGGATTAGCTGTTAGTAATTAG
- the leuD gene encoding 3-isopropylmalate dehydratase small subunit yields the protein MSREITTIRSTAVPLPLENVDTDQIIPARFLKATSRDGFGKNLFRDWRYLQDDELQPRPDFVLNNKAWSGRILVTGKNFGCGSSREHAAWAIKDYGFDVVISSFFADIFKNNALNNFLLPVVVTEPFAQKLLAAITANPATLVEVDLPTQTIRIVSTGEQESFAINEYKKTCLLNGYDDIDYLLNMRKEIEQFETQEN from the coding sequence ATGTCTCGCGAGATTACTACCATACGCTCCACCGCTGTTCCACTTCCGTTAGAGAATGTGGATACAGACCAGATCATACCGGCACGCTTTTTAAAGGCGACCAGTCGGGATGGGTTTGGAAAAAATTTATTTCGCGACTGGCGATATCTCCAGGATGATGAGCTGCAGCCTCGCCCTGATTTTGTATTGAACAACAAGGCCTGGTCTGGACGCATCTTAGTAACCGGAAAGAACTTTGGTTGTGGCTCCAGTCGCGAACATGCCGCCTGGGCCATCAAAGATTATGGTTTTGATGTAGTGATCAGCAGCTTTTTTGCCGACATATTCAAGAACAATGCGTTGAATAATTTTCTGTTGCCAGTAGTGGTGACCGAGCCATTTGCTCAAAAATTACTCGCCGCTATTACAGCCAATCCTGCTACACTGGTGGAAGTAGATTTACCCACACAGACGATCCGGATAGTAAGTACCGGAGAGCAGGAATCTTTTGCCATCAATGAGTATAAAAAGACCTGCCTGCTCAACGGGTATGATGATATTGATTATTTGTTGAACATGCGCAAGGAAATAGAACAATTCGAAACCCAGGAAAATTAA
- the leuB gene encoding 3-isopropylmalate dehydrogenase, whose translation MKKKIAIIEGDGIGPEVTRQSVKVLDAIAHQFGHEFNYEYCLMGAVAIDQTGEPLPDKTIEVCLESDAILFGAIGHPKYDNDPSAKVRPEQGLLKLRKSLQLYANIRPVTTYSVLHHLSPLKQKNLEGVDFIIFRELTGGIYFGKKEVDADATRALDDCVYTRDEIERIAHLAFKSAQSRRRKLTLVDKANVLETSRLWRKVVREMAEEYPDVQVDYLFVDNAAMQIIVNPKQFDVILTENMFGDIISDEASVITGSLGLLPSASIGKGSSLFEPIHGSYPQAAGKDIANPIGSILSAAMLLDHLNMKEEAGLVRRAVEWTLQHGFVTKDIDPMNCYSTSTIGDLIHDFIENRAASDVNKNNIVLSKSTII comes from the coding sequence ATGAAAAAGAAGATCGCGATTATTGAAGGTGACGGCATAGGCCCCGAAGTGACCCGTCAATCCGTCAAAGTATTGGATGCCATTGCCCACCAGTTCGGACACGAATTCAATTATGAATATTGCCTGATGGGTGCCGTAGCCATTGATCAGACCGGCGAACCCCTGCCCGACAAGACCATTGAAGTTTGTCTGGAAAGTGATGCCATATTGTTTGGCGCCATCGGTCATCCTAAGTATGACAATGACCCCTCTGCCAAAGTAAGACCCGAACAGGGGCTTTTGAAATTGCGTAAATCACTTCAGCTTTATGCCAATATTCGCCCTGTTACTACCTATAGTGTGCTTCATCATCTTTCTCCGCTCAAGCAGAAGAACCTGGAAGGGGTGGATTTTATCATCTTCCGCGAGCTGACCGGTGGTATTTATTTTGGAAAAAAGGAAGTGGATGCAGACGCTACCCGCGCCTTGGATGATTGTGTGTACACCCGCGATGAGATCGAACGGATCGCGCATCTGGCCTTTAAATCGGCCCAAAGCCGCCGGAGAAAACTTACACTCGTGGATAAAGCGAATGTGCTGGAGACCTCTCGTTTATGGAGAAAAGTAGTACGGGAAATGGCTGAAGAATATCCTGATGTACAAGTTGACTATCTGTTTGTGGACAATGCTGCGATGCAGATCATTGTCAACCCCAAACAGTTTGATGTGATACTGACAGAGAACATGTTTGGCGATATCATCAGCGATGAAGCCAGTGTGATCACCGGTTCATTGGGATTATTGCCTTCGGCGTCTATTGGAAAAGGCTCCTCTTTGTTCGAGCCCATCCATGGATCCTATCCACAGGCAGCGGGAAAAGACATTGCCAATCCGATTGGCTCGATTCTCTCCGCCGCCATGCTGCTTGATCATTTAAATATGAAGGAAGAAGCGGGACTGGTACGCCGCGCCGTAGAATGGACACTGCAACACGGTTTTGTGACAAAAGATATTGATCCGATGAACTGTTACAGCACATCTACCATTGGCGATCTGATCCATGATTTTATCGAAAACAGGGCGGCAAGTGATGTGAACAAGAATAATATCGTGCTAAGCAAGTCGACGATTATTTAA